One region of Thiomonas intermedia genomic DNA includes:
- a CDS encoding helical backbone metal receptor, giving the protein MTVRDALGQPVVAAGPQARIASLVPSLTETLFALGLQAQIVARTGFCIHPRAEVAGVPKVGGTKDVHLDALRALRPSHVLVNVDENTRDTVEALRHFVPRIIVTHPQTPRDNLGLFDLLGAAFARVPGVPERAATLREAMRSVLDSLPAPAAAPRRVLYLIWRDPWMTVARDTYISRSLAAVGWHTVPEVRGGDGLHQPGHTRYPAFDWSADWLAGVDTVLLSSEPYRFGAVHADEVRGLLARRGLHPVVRCMPGEWASWYGVRAVDGLRQLAALAQTSG; this is encoded by the coding sequence ATGACCGTGCGCGACGCCCTCGGCCAGCCCGTGGTTGCGGCGGGTCCGCAGGCGCGCATCGCCAGCCTGGTGCCCAGCTTGACGGAAACCCTGTTCGCCCTCGGCCTGCAAGCGCAGATCGTTGCCCGCACCGGCTTTTGCATCCACCCCCGCGCCGAAGTCGCTGGCGTGCCCAAGGTCGGCGGCACCAAGGACGTCCACCTCGACGCCCTGCGTGCCCTGCGGCCCAGCCATGTGCTCGTCAATGTGGACGAGAACACCCGGGACACCGTGGAGGCTCTGCGCCACTTCGTGCCCCGGATCATCGTCACCCACCCGCAGACGCCGCGCGACAACCTCGGCCTGTTCGATCTGCTCGGCGCCGCCTTCGCCCGCGTGCCCGGCGTGCCAGAGCGCGCCGCCACGCTGCGCGAGGCGATGCGGTCCGTGCTCGACAGCCTGCCCGCGCCCGCCGCCGCACCGCGCCGGGTGCTCTACCTCATCTGGCGCGATCCGTGGATGACCGTCGCGCGCGACACCTACATCAGCCGCAGCCTCGCCGCCGTGGGCTGGCACACCGTGCCCGAAGTACGCGGCGGCGACGGGCTGCACCAACCCGGCCACACCCGCTATCCGGCGTTCGACTGGTCTGCCGACTGGCTGGCCGGGGTGGACACGGTCCTGCTGTCGAGCGAGCCCTATCGCTTCGGCGCGGTCCATGCCGACGAAGTGCGCGGGCTCCTCGCCCGGCGCGGCCTGCATCCCGTGGTGCGCTGCATGCCCGGCGAATGGGCCAGTTGGTACGGCGTCCGCGCCGTGGACGGGCTGCGCCAGCTCGCCGCACTCGCACAGACGTCAGGCTGA
- a CDS encoding DUF6790 family protein, with translation MTQFWHLAVHYRTFTLIVIGLMLAGLALLTSPRASHDLRVAQVLLRWFLLCVVGVGFLGVSAQHLLPGESPDPVQFQLGLAAVGVAAVGIVGAWGGVGMRLAALIAPTVWIVGALVGRAMGQPGLFGPGDLLLPLVGFALLAWQFRAQRHRSVFARSRL, from the coding sequence ATGACGCAGTTCTGGCACCTTGCAGTGCACTACCGGACATTCACCCTGATCGTCATCGGCCTGATGCTGGCCGGACTGGCCCTGCTCACCAGCCCGCGCGCGTCGCACGATCTGCGGGTGGCGCAGGTGCTGCTGCGGTGGTTTCTGCTGTGCGTGGTCGGCGTGGGTTTCCTGGGGGTGAGTGCGCAGCACTTGCTGCCGGGCGAGTCGCCCGATCCGGTGCAGTTTCAGCTCGGTCTGGCGGCGGTTGGCGTGGCCGCGGTGGGCATCGTCGGCGCCTGGGGCGGCGTGGGCATGCGGCTGGCGGCGTTGATCGCGCCGACGGTCTGGATCGTCGGCGCGCTGGTGGGTCGGGCGATGGGGCAGCCCGGTCTGTTCGGCCCCGGCGATCTGCTGCTGCCACTGGTGGGCTTCGCGCTGCTGGCCTGGCAGTTCCGCGCGCAGCGGCACCGCAGCGTGTTTGCACGTTCGCGGCTTTGA
- a CDS encoding carboxymuconolactone decarboxylase family protein translates to MRRGAMIFKGGPQAQEPCPSGVHCGHRQTFVPLIMPRIAYLPQHHAEPEDLVAAIRRRRGGELLNLDRMLLHSPAFARGWNGLLGAVRGELELDADLRELAICVVARLNGADYEFMHHAPLFLAAGGEAEQLALLHDIPAAVENRLAFSTRERAVIALTYEMTRRVRVSEAHFAAIRALLPAQQVVELVGVVATYNMVSRFLVALDVGIEDRSGSEPAH, encoded by the coding sequence ATGCGGCGCGGCGCGATGATTTTCAAGGGCGGGCCGCAGGCCCAGGAGCCTTGCCCGTCCGGCGTACATTGCGGTCATCGTCAGACCTTTGTCCCGCTCATCATGCCAAGAATCGCCTATCTGCCCCAACACCACGCCGAGCCCGAGGATCTGGTGGCGGCCATACGCCGGCGGCGCGGCGGCGAGCTGCTCAATCTCGATCGCATGCTGCTGCACAGCCCCGCCTTTGCGCGCGGCTGGAACGGCCTGCTGGGCGCGGTGCGCGGCGAGCTCGAACTCGATGCCGATCTGCGCGAGCTGGCGATCTGCGTGGTGGCGCGGCTCAACGGCGCCGACTATGAATTCATGCATCACGCGCCGCTGTTTCTGGCGGCCGGCGGCGAGGCCGAACAGCTCGCCCTGTTGCACGACATTCCCGCCGCGGTGGAGAATCGGCTGGCGTTCTCCACCCGCGAGCGGGCGGTGATCGCGCTGACCTATGAGATGACGCGTCGTGTACGGGTCAGCGAAGCGCATTTCGCCGCCATTCGCGCCCTGCTGCCCGCACAGCAGGTGGTGGAGCTGGTGGGCGTGGTGGCGACGTACAACATGGTGTCGCGGTTTCTGGTGGCGCTCGACGTGGGCATCGAAGACCGGTCTGGTTCGGAGCCCGCGCATTGA
- the trxC gene encoding thioredoxin TrxC, whose protein sequence is MLVVCPHCATLNRVPEERLGDSPVCGQCGQDLLPASPVTLTDASFDRFIAKSELPVLVDFWAEWCGPCKMMAPPFAQAAAQLKGRAVLAKVDTDANPQVSVRNRIRSIPTLALYRHGQEVKRQSGVMPAQELVRWVGV, encoded by the coding sequence ATGCTCGTCGTCTGCCCCCATTGCGCCACGCTCAACCGCGTCCCCGAAGAACGCCTGGGCGATTCCCCGGTCTGCGGTCAATGCGGCCAGGATCTGCTCCCGGCCTCGCCCGTCACCCTCACCGACGCCAGCTTCGATCGCTTCATCGCCAAGAGCGAGCTGCCCGTTCTGGTGGACTTCTGGGCCGAATGGTGCGGGCCCTGCAAGATGATGGCGCCGCCATTCGCCCAGGCCGCCGCGCAGCTCAAGGGCCGCGCGGTCCTGGCCAAGGTGGACACCGACGCCAATCCGCAGGTCTCGGTGCGCAACCGCATCCGCAGCATTCCCACCCTCGCGCTGTACCGGCACGGCCAGGAGGTGAAGCGCCAGTCCGGCGTCATGCCCGCGCAGGAACTGGTTCGCTGGGTCGGCGTTTAA
- a CDS encoding PhaM family polyhydroxyalkanoate granule multifunctional regulatory protein, giving the protein MAQIPEFKDFMPGMEFFQTLLKGAGMPSQFANWVAPTLDVEELEQKITDLKAVLGWLETHARMTQNMIQALEVQRMTVQALKTMNVDLQAFAKGMVAEPQAAPAAAAEQPAAEPEAPAQKEASAAGAAPLFDPMQWWNAMTQQFTELANLALQEGGAVRAQSATAAASGKPAARQPAARKAAAKPRAAAGARKTGARAKPAAKPTAKSATKRGKAAR; this is encoded by the coding sequence ATGGCGCAGATACCGGAGTTCAAGGATTTCATGCCCGGCATGGAGTTTTTCCAGACCTTGCTCAAGGGCGCGGGCATGCCCTCGCAGTTTGCCAACTGGGTGGCGCCGACGCTAGACGTGGAAGAGCTGGAGCAGAAGATCACCGATCTCAAGGCCGTGCTGGGCTGGCTCGAAACCCACGCACGTATGACGCAAAACATGATTCAGGCGCTGGAGGTGCAGCGCATGACGGTGCAGGCGCTCAAGACCATGAACGTGGATCTGCAGGCCTTCGCCAAGGGCATGGTGGCTGAGCCCCAGGCCGCGCCCGCCGCGGCTGCGGAACAGCCTGCGGCAGAGCCCGAAGCTCCCGCGCAAAAGGAAGCGTCGGCCGCGGGCGCCGCTCCCTTGTTCGATCCGATGCAGTGGTGGAACGCCATGACCCAGCAGTTCACCGAACTGGCGAACCTGGCGCTGCAGGAGGGCGGGGCGGTGCGTGCGCAGAGCGCGACGGCCGCCGCGTCCGGCAAGCCCGCGGCCCGCCAACCCGCGGCCCGAAAGGCGGCGGCCAAGCCCCGCGCCGCCGCTGGCGCGCGCAAGACGGGCGCCCGCGCCAAGCCCGCGGCCAAGCCGACGGCCAAGTCGGCTACAAAGCGCGGCAAGGCCGCACGCTGA
- a CDS encoding DUF3108 domain-containing protein gives MSARHQPPRLRAKPARVRPGWLTIGLLGLGVLFLHLVALAWLGAAFSPWARGRLPEPIYTRLLKPAPVMAHPSQRTAPPRPAPAPKPSRVAPPPQAAPVSVPKTETPSPPPPRQTLLADAAQAVPTPAPQTRAPPPPAPAPSAAVASSLGDEASPGALSQPGAGLSSRAPGSVAPPVAPLLSASHPASYPLGNAAPAPPRAWPPSTRLSYTITGYWRGALHGSGALVWTVDGDHYEATLSGHALIGFAYRSIGRIDGHWLAPSHYTERLFTREKSVRFDRGDDTLHFSASPDVVPLPPHVQDSASLFLQLASRLTRHPEAFHPGATLTFDVARPSGMTRWTFTVAGMETVATPAGPLSCWHIVRHAADPNQLGAQIWLSPQMQNLPVQIRLQHSADSYLLFTLDHAEQQAPPQSPASAAP, from the coding sequence ATGTCAGCCCGCCACCAGCCCCCCAGGCTTCGCGCCAAACCGGCACGGGTCCGCCCTGGCTGGCTGACCATCGGCCTGCTCGGTCTGGGCGTGTTGTTCCTGCATCTGGTGGCACTGGCATGGCTGGGCGCGGCGTTTTCACCCTGGGCCAGAGGCCGACTGCCCGAGCCGATCTACACCCGGTTGCTCAAGCCCGCGCCCGTCATGGCCCATCCGTCGCAACGAACGGCGCCGCCCCGGCCCGCCCCCGCGCCCAAGCCGTCGCGGGTGGCGCCGCCGCCTCAGGCCGCCCCTGTGTCGGTGCCGAAGACCGAGACGCCATCGCCCCCACCTCCGCGCCAGACCCTGCTCGCGGACGCCGCGCAGGCCGTGCCCACCCCCGCACCCCAGACCCGCGCGCCGCCTCCGCCCGCGCCCGCACCCAGCGCAGCCGTGGCGTCAAGCCTCGGCGACGAGGCCTCGCCGGGCGCGCTGAGCCAGCCGGGCGCGGGCCTGTCGAGTCGCGCCCCCGGCAGCGTGGCCCCCCCTGTCGCGCCCCTTCTATCGGCCTCGCATCCCGCCTCGTATCCCCTCGGCAACGCGGCACCCGCGCCGCCTCGCGCCTGGCCGCCGTCCACACGGCTGAGCTACACCATCACGGGCTACTGGCGAGGCGCCCTGCACGGCAGCGGCGCGCTGGTGTGGACCGTCGACGGCGACCACTACGAAGCCACGCTCTCCGGCCATGCGCTGATCGGCTTTGCCTACCGCAGCATCGGCCGTATCGACGGCCATTGGCTCGCCCCCTCGCACTACACCGAGCGTCTGTTCACCCGCGAAAAGTCGGTGCGTTTCGACCGCGGCGACGACACCCTGCACTTCAGCGCCAGCCCCGACGTCGTGCCCCTGCCGCCCCATGTGCAGGACAGCGCCAGCCTGTTCCTGCAACTCGCCAGCCGCCTCACCCGCCATCCCGAAGCCTTCCACCCCGGAGCCACACTCACTTTTGACGTGGCACGGCCCAGCGGCATGACCCGCTGGACCTTCACCGTTGCCGGCATGGAGACCGTGGCCACCCCGGCGGGGCCTCTGTCGTGCTGGCACATCGTGCGGCACGCCGCCGACCCCAACCAACTCGGCGCGCAGATCTGGCTGTCGCCGCAAATGCAGAATCTGCCGGTGCAGATCCGACTGCAACATTCCGCCGACAGCTATCTGCTCTTCACCCTCGATCACGCCGAACAGCAAGCCCCGCCCCAAAGTCCAGCCTCGGCAGCCCCATGA
- a CDS encoding L-lactate permease has translation MFHQLLTPVGGALLPSFLVAAIPIAVVLLMLGVLRRPAWQASAAGLIAGLVIAITVWQLPAGLAFNAVAFGVVFALLPVMWIVYGALVLYNVAVKSGRFELFRQWMLEHLPNDRRLVLLVVAFSFGCLLEGIAGFGTPVAITSALLIGLGFPALEALTFTLIFNTAPVAFGALGVPLTVLGAVTSMPAEPLAAMVGRQLPFFAFLLPFYVIAIYGGWRSIRALWPALFVAGGSFALAQFVSSNFISYQLTDVLASMFSLILTVAFLKVWSPAHDPAFAIDRPARAPGVPRVGYGGWLPWVVITVVVIFWVYAKVFTVGEVKVLWPGLDKQVFITLYNKPYAALWDFQPLGTGTAILLSAVITAVMVRLPVGQFFAAMRDAWVQVRIAVLTVCMIVGLALLLNYSGMSYTLGLGVAGVGALFPLVSAFLGWVAVFLSGSDTSGNALFGNLQVVAARQLGFDPVLMAATNSSGGVMGKMISPQNIATGVSTTALKGKEGVVFARTFKHSVFLTFLLGILVYLQQHVLSWMIPVLPPH, from the coding sequence ATGTTTCATCAACTTCTGACACCGGTCGGGGGCGCGTTGTTGCCGTCGTTCCTGGTGGCCGCCATTCCAATCGCCGTCGTGCTGCTGATGCTGGGCGTCTTGCGGCGGCCCGCCTGGCAGGCCTCGGCCGCGGGACTGATCGCCGGACTCGTCATCGCCATCACGGTGTGGCAATTGCCGGCGGGGCTGGCGTTCAATGCCGTGGCGTTCGGCGTGGTGTTTGCGCTGCTGCCGGTGATGTGGATCGTCTATGGCGCGCTGGTGCTCTACAACGTGGCGGTGAAGTCGGGGCGGTTCGAGCTGTTCCGGCAGTGGATGCTGGAGCATCTGCCGAACGACCGGCGTCTGGTGTTGCTGGTGGTGGCGTTCTCGTTCGGCTGTCTGCTCGAGGGCATCGCCGGATTTGGCACGCCGGTGGCGATCACCAGCGCGCTGCTGATCGGTCTGGGGTTTCCCGCGCTGGAAGCTTTGACTTTCACCCTGATTTTCAACACCGCACCGGTGGCGTTCGGCGCGCTGGGCGTGCCGCTGACGGTGTTGGGCGCGGTGACGAGCATGCCGGCGGAGCCGCTGGCGGCCATGGTGGGGCGGCAGTTGCCGTTCTTTGCCTTCCTGCTGCCGTTCTATGTCATCGCGATCTACGGCGGCTGGCGCTCGATTCGCGCGCTGTGGCCCGCGTTGTTCGTGGCGGGCGGGAGCTTCGCGCTGGCGCAGTTCGTGTCGTCGAACTTCATCAGCTACCAGCTCACCGATGTGCTCGCCTCGATGTTCTCGCTGATTCTGACGGTGGCGTTCCTCAAGGTCTGGTCGCCGGCCCATGATCCGGCGTTTGCCATCGACCGGCCGGCGCGTGCGCCCGGGGTGCCGCGCGTGGGCTATGGCGGCTGGCTGCCTTGGGTGGTCATCACCGTGGTGGTGATCTTCTGGGTTTACGCCAAGGTCTTTACCGTCGGCGAAGTCAAGGTGTTGTGGCCCGGTCTGGACAAGCAGGTGTTCATCACGCTCTACAACAAGCCCTACGCCGCCCTGTGGGATTTCCAGCCTCTGGGCACGGGCACGGCGATTCTGCTGTCGGCCGTGATCACGGCGGTGATGGTGCGGCTGCCGGTGGGGCAGTTCTTCGCCGCGATGCGCGACGCCTGGGTGCAGGTGCGCATTGCCGTGCTCACGGTGTGCATGATCGTCGGACTGGCTTTGTTGCTGAACTATTCCGGCATGAGCTACACGCTGGGTCTGGGCGTGGCGGGGGTGGGCGCGCTGTTCCCGCTGGTGTCGGCCTTCCTGGGCTGGGTGGCGGTGTTCCTTTCGGGCAGCGACACTTCGGGCAATGCCCTGTTCGGCAATCTGCAGGTGGTGGCGGCGCGGCAGCTGGGTTTCGATCCGGTGCTGATGGCGGCGACCAATTCGTCCGGCGGGGTGATGGGCAAGATGATTTCGCCGCAGAACATCGCCACCGGCGTGTCGACCACCGCGCTCAAGGGCAAGGAAGGCGTGGTGTTCGCCCGCACCTTCAAGCACAGCGTGTTCCTCACTTTCCTGCTGGGCATCCTGGTGTATTTGCAGCAGCATGTGCTGAGCTGGATGATTCCGGTTCTGCCGCCGCATTGA
- a CDS encoding BTH_I0359 family protein, which produces MQTMIYDSDAFCVLQLDWSGAQAAQDGAEADLSRGGYEIVDKFARKEIFLGGRAAEGFRHSVQQLIAQEPSSEEIDDFLDRYSALSRQSLQAH; this is translated from the coding sequence ATGCAAACCATGATCTATGACTCAGACGCTTTCTGTGTCCTGCAGCTCGACTGGTCGGGCGCACAGGCTGCGCAGGATGGCGCCGAAGCCGATCTGTCGCGCGGGGGTTACGAAATCGTCGACAAATTCGCCCGCAAGGAAATTTTTCTGGGCGGCCGCGCGGCCGAGGGTTTTCGCCACAGCGTGCAGCAACTCATCGCCCAGGAGCCCAGCAGCGAAGAGATCGACGATTTTCTCGACCGCTATTCGGCGCTATCACGTCAATCGCTGCAGGCCCACTGA
- a CDS encoding MFS transporter, translated as MSHVLRHPPVRLALLFWGIGAAAYMVGFFLRVTPGVLNVDLMRDFHLNAAQLGNLASFYFYFYAASQIPTGIANDRFGPKILIVVGQAITGIGALLFALAGSFESAAVARALIGLGHGVAWVSLLELSAAWFAPRVFGTMSGLSLALGTLGAVLAQAPLLMLSHSFGWRWVLGAVGVLCLGLSLLALLRIRNRPEELGYEGYLPTRKAPTLAEVGRGLGEVWRYRNTGLLFIAPGGVCGAFLTFTTLWGMPFLTQQRHLPAGQASWVVASMLVAFSVGGVWWGRASDRWRRRKAPYLLGGVMMLAGFALLVLWPQAPWAWLLFALLLSSVGSGGMVVGFAWAKESVPQRLAGTASGVHNTGVMVGALVQLPLLGWVLDLFWKGQQSGGVRLYDGAAFQAANGVLLAWIAVSVLCVLLARETHATPLAAAS; from the coding sequence ATGAGCCACGTTCTCCGTCATCCCCCAGTACGCCTGGCCCTGTTGTTCTGGGGCATTGGCGCTGCGGCCTATATGGTGGGGTTCTTTCTGCGGGTCACGCCGGGCGTGCTCAATGTCGATTTGATGCGGGATTTTCATCTCAATGCCGCGCAACTGGGCAATCTGGCGTCGTTCTATTTCTATTTCTACGCCGCCTCACAGATCCCGACGGGGATCGCCAACGATCGCTTTGGTCCCAAGATCCTCATCGTGGTCGGCCAGGCCATCACCGGGATCGGTGCGCTGTTGTTCGCGCTGGCCGGCAGCTTCGAATCGGCGGCGGTGGCGCGCGCCCTGATCGGCCTGGGGCATGGGGTGGCCTGGGTGTCCTTACTGGAACTTTCGGCCGCCTGGTTTGCGCCCCGGGTGTTCGGCACCATGTCGGGCTTGTCGCTGGCCTTGGGCACGCTCGGGGCGGTGCTGGCGCAGGCGCCTTTGTTGATGCTGTCGCACAGCTTCGGCTGGCGCTGGGTGCTTGGCGCGGTCGGGGTGCTGTGTCTGGGCTTGTCGCTGCTGGCATTGCTGCGCATCCGCAACCGGCCGGAGGAATTGGGCTACGAGGGATACCTGCCCACGCGCAAGGCGCCCACGCTGGCGGAGGTCGGCCGTGGTCTGGGCGAAGTCTGGCGTTACCGCAATACTGGCTTGTTGTTCATCGCGCCGGGCGGGGTGTGTGGTGCCTTCCTGACGTTCACCACGCTCTGGGGCATGCCGTTTCTGACGCAGCAGCGACACCTGCCCGCGGGCCAGGCCTCGTGGGTGGTGGCGTCGATGCTGGTGGCGTTTTCCGTCGGCGGGGTGTGGTGGGGCCGGGCTTCAGACCGTTGGCGTCGACGCAAGGCACCCTATCTGCTGGGCGGCGTGATGATGCTGGCAGGCTTTGCCCTGCTGGTGCTCTGGCCTCAGGCGCCCTGGGCCTGGTTGCTGTTTGCGCTGTTGCTGAGTTCGGTGGGGTCTGGCGGCATGGTGGTGGGGTTCGCCTGGGCCAAGGAGTCGGTGCCGCAGCGGCTTGCCGGCACGGCGTCGGGCGTGCACAACACCGGGGTGATGGTGGGGGCGCTGGTGCAGCTGCCCTTGCTGGGCTGGGTGCTCGATCTGTTCTGGAAGGGCCAGCAGTCCGGAGGCGTGCGTTTGTACGACGGGGCGGCGTTTCAGGCGGCCAACGGTGTGTTGCTGGCCTGGATTGCGGTGTCGGTGCTGTGTGTGTTGCTGGCGCGCGAGACGCATGCCACTCCGCTTGCGGCGGCGAGCTGA
- a CDS encoding ArsR/SmtB family transcription factor — translation MNIVPQSIATAPNLILPTPQHRLARLERMAGGDVVRILKALAHRERLAILCLLLDGERCVRELEHEVGMRQAALSQQLAKLRAENIVEATRRGRFVHYHIKSQQVLNVVRALCPAE, via the coding sequence ATGAATATCGTCCCTCAGTCCATTGCGACCGCGCCGAATCTCATCCTGCCGACGCCGCAGCACCGGCTGGCACGCCTGGAACGCATGGCCGGCGGGGATGTGGTGCGCATCCTCAAGGCGCTGGCGCACCGCGAGCGACTGGCCATTCTCTGTCTGCTGCTTGATGGCGAGCGCTGCGTGCGCGAGCTCGAACACGAAGTCGGCATGCGCCAAGCCGCCCTGTCACAGCAACTGGCCAAGCTGCGCGCCGAGAACATCGTCGAAGCCACCCGCCGCGGGCGCTTCGTGCATTACCACATCAAGAGCCAGCAGGTGCTCAACGTGGTTCGCGCGTTGTGCCCCGCCGAATAA
- a CDS encoding CoxG family protein, with the protein MDVKGKWLLPTSPQKTWEALNNPEVLKACIPGCESITDTGSGHFEVVQVLAVGGFKTRFSSTLTLEDPNPPHSYVLRFEGNAGSAGFGLGRALVALQPTADGGTQMNYQATAEVGGAIGQLGKGTVDSTAQSLTETFFSRFDQVMRGQLPVDDGAGVLDRVWGMMPPWGWAVSTLVLVFIVYWGLHGTW; encoded by the coding sequence ATGGATGTCAAAGGGAAATGGTTGTTGCCGACAAGCCCGCAGAAGACCTGGGAGGCGCTCAACAACCCGGAGGTGCTCAAGGCCTGCATTCCAGGCTGCGAATCGATCACGGATACCGGGTCCGGCCATTTCGAGGTCGTGCAGGTGCTGGCCGTGGGTGGCTTCAAGACCCGCTTCAGCAGCACGCTCACCCTGGAAGATCCCAACCCGCCGCACAGCTATGTGCTGCGCTTCGAAGGCAACGCGGGAAGCGCTGGGTTCGGCCTGGGGCGCGCCTTGGTGGCCCTGCAACCGACGGCTGACGGCGGTACGCAGATGAACTACCAGGCCACGGCCGAGGTGGGCGGCGCCATCGGGCAGCTGGGCAAGGGCACGGTCGACAGTACGGCGCAGAGTCTGACGGAGACGTTTTTTTCGCGCTTCGATCAGGTCATGCGCGGGCAGCTTCCGGTGGACGACGGGGCCGGCGTGCTCGACCGCGTTTGGGGCATGATGCCGCCCTGGGGGTGGGCCGTGTCCACCCTGGTGCTGGTGTTCATCGTGTACTGGGGCCTGCACGGCACTTGGTGA
- a CDS encoding D-2-hydroxyacid dehydrogenase family protein, with amino-acid sequence MQITVLDDYQDAVRKLDCAQQLDGHDLKIFNNTVKGVGQLSVRLRDTQALVLIRERSVLNRQLLEKCPKLQLIVQTGRIGPHVDVQACTELGIAVAEGQTDPGVTAELTWALVLAAMRRLPQYVASLKHGAWQQAGLKSQSMPPNFGLGQRLAGKTLGLWGYGRIGQRVARYGQAFDMQVQVWGSEASRALAETHGFKAAGSREDFFSSSDVLSLHLRLNDATRHLITLADLSLMQPTALLVNTARPELLAPDALVAALNRGRPGLAAVDVFEAEPILQGHPLLRLENAICTPHIGFVEQEHYEQMFAQAFQTIQQFAAGDLSAVLNAQELIPRRA; translated from the coding sequence ATGCAGATCACCGTGCTCGACGACTATCAGGATGCCGTGCGCAAACTCGACTGCGCGCAGCAGCTCGATGGCCACGATCTCAAGATCTTCAACAACACCGTCAAAGGCGTGGGCCAGCTCAGCGTGCGCCTGCGCGACACGCAGGCGCTGGTCCTGATCCGCGAACGCTCGGTGCTGAACCGGCAATTGCTGGAGAAGTGTCCCAAACTGCAACTCATCGTCCAGACAGGGCGGATCGGCCCGCATGTGGACGTGCAGGCCTGCACCGAACTGGGTATAGCGGTGGCGGAGGGACAGACCGATCCGGGCGTCACCGCGGAATTGACCTGGGCGCTGGTGCTGGCCGCCATGCGTCGGCTGCCGCAATATGTCGCCAGTCTCAAGCATGGTGCATGGCAGCAGGCCGGGCTGAAATCACAGTCGATGCCGCCGAATTTCGGTCTGGGCCAGCGACTGGCCGGCAAGACGCTGGGCTTGTGGGGTTATGGCCGCATCGGCCAGCGCGTCGCCCGATACGGCCAGGCCTTCGACATGCAGGTGCAGGTCTGGGGCAGCGAGGCCTCGCGCGCGCTCGCGGAGACGCACGGGTTCAAGGCCGCAGGTTCTCGGGAGGATTTTTTCTCCAGCAGCGATGTGCTCAGCCTGCATCTGCGCCTGAACGACGCCACGCGTCATCTCATCACCCTGGCCGACCTGTCGCTGATGCAGCCCACGGCGCTGCTGGTCAACACCGCCCGCCCCGAACTCCTCGCGCCCGACGCCCTGGTGGCCGCGCTCAACCGCGGGCGACCGGGCCTGGCCGCGGTGGATGTGTTCGAGGCCGAGCCCATCCTGCAGGGCCATCCTTTGCTGCGACTCGAAAACGCCATCTGCACCCCCCACATCGGCTTTGTCGAGCAGGAGCACTATGAACAAATGTTCGCCCAGGCGTTCCAGACCATCCAGCAGTTCGCCGCGGGCGATTTGAGCGCCGTGCTCAACGCGCAAGAACTCATCCCGCGGCGGGCTTGA